The following coding sequences are from one Candidatus Paceibacterota bacterium window:
- a CDS encoding MlaD family protein: MALQDLTPQLRTRLSRMERAVGWFVALAMALLVFGFAYYVYHTAERKGWFLTKAPYYTFTDRATGLKVGDPVMLMGLTVGQITRMEPMPPEEFQHNIYVEFEIKDPYYGYLWTVGSRAKVTTADLLGKRVLEVTKGTGGYPTYIFYPLREVTLSEARGLTDASNWLLAQEVWDEANTNLLAKAKTPLGNFAALAAAGCTNLLIMNTAEQRKTMTGVWNDEEGRYDSYTRKSKPYPLLADESAAVTERLEKLVDEIEQALPNILRLTNQLAAVLSNSASLTSNLNTAALGVQPSVSNIAALTARLNQPGALGEWLLPTNISRQLEGTLGTADTTLARVDTNLTAIAENLGRSLDNLANLTSNLNSQVEANTNILGEISRTIVDADTFIQGLKRHWLLRSAFKVKDTNGPSATAPGPLRSPKDTGRR; this comes from the coding sequence ATGGCCCTCCAAGACCTGACACCGCAATTGCGCACGCGCCTGAGCCGCATGGAACGGGCGGTCGGCTGGTTTGTGGCCCTGGCGATGGCGCTGCTGGTGTTCGGCTTCGCCTATTACGTCTACCACACAGCCGAGCGCAAAGGGTGGTTCCTGACCAAAGCCCCTTATTACACCTTCACTGATCGCGCCACCGGGCTCAAGGTCGGGGACCCGGTCATGCTGATGGGCCTGACAGTAGGGCAGATTACCCGCATGGAACCCATGCCGCCCGAGGAGTTTCAGCACAACATCTACGTCGAGTTCGAGATCAAAGATCCCTATTACGGTTATCTCTGGACGGTGGGCTCGCGGGCCAAGGTGACGACCGCTGACTTGCTGGGCAAACGCGTCCTGGAGGTCACCAAAGGCACCGGCGGCTACCCAACCTACATCTTCTACCCGTTGCGCGAGGTAACCCTGTCGGAAGCGCGCGGCCTGACAGACGCGTCCAACTGGCTGCTGGCGCAGGAGGTCTGGGACGAAGCCAACACCAACCTGCTGGCCAAAGCCAAGACCCCGCTGGGCAACTTCGCCGCTCTGGCCGCCGCCGGCTGCACGAACCTGCTCATTATGAACACCGCTGAGCAACGCAAGACCATGACCGGTGTGTGGAACGACGAGGAAGGCCGTTACGACTCCTACACACGGAAAAGCAAACCCTATCCCTTGCTGGCGGATGAATCGGCGGCGGTCACCGAGCGGCTGGAGAAGCTGGTGGACGAGATCGAACAGGCCCTGCCGAATATCCTGCGGCTGACCAACCAGCTTGCGGCGGTGCTCTCCAACAGCGCGAGCCTGACCTCCAATCTCAATACCGCGGCCTTGGGCGTCCAGCCGTCGGTCAGCAACATCGCTGCTCTCACCGCGCGGCTGAACCAGCCCGGCGCGCTGGGCGAGTGGTTGTTGCCGACCAACATTAGCCGCCAGCTCGAAGGCACTCTCGGCACCGCTGACACGACCCTCGCCCGTGTGGACACCAATCTGACCGCGATCGCCGAGAACCTTGGCCGTTCCCTCGACAACCTGGCCAACCTGACCAGCAACCTCAACAGCCAGGTAGAGGCCAATACAAACATCCTGGGCGAAATCTCGCGCACGATTGTGGATGCCGACACCTTTATCCAGGGCCTCAAACGCCACTGGCTCCTGCGCTCGGCGTTCAAGGTTAAAGACACTAACGGGCCGTCAGCTACCGCGCCCGGACCGCTGCGCTCCCCGAAGGATACCGGGCGGCGCTAA
- a CDS encoding M48 family metalloprotease translates to MSRTFFEAIGYTLGRKAAQAKNAFDLVGGSEEDSLRAEIRLGRDLAAAFLERVPLVRENETTTFAAHIGRWLAANMKERRIPFIVRVTAEREPSAVALPGGPVFVSWSLLELCQGQRDEIAFALGHEMAHIALRHTLNRIVKDAALSLLLRQLPGRHAASAWLSKAGRQLLSSAFSREDELEADEFAAALVGSAGGDALAGVRLLEKLARGSSVQNVSVVAGDYLTTHPPFAERIARLRAQKLG, encoded by the coding sequence GTGTCGCGAACATTTTTTGAGGCGATCGGATACACGCTCGGCCGGAAAGCCGCGCAGGCCAAGAACGCCTTTGATCTCGTAGGCGGGTCAGAGGAAGACTCGTTGCGGGCTGAAATACGGCTGGGCCGCGACCTGGCGGCGGCTTTCCTGGAACGGGTCCCTTTGGTTCGGGAGAATGAAACCACCACGTTTGCGGCTCACATTGGGCGCTGGCTGGCGGCAAACATGAAGGAGCGGAGGATCCCCTTCATTGTCCGGGTCACGGCGGAGCGGGAGCCGAGTGCGGTAGCCCTGCCGGGCGGGCCTGTGTTTGTGAGTTGGTCGCTGCTGGAGCTGTGCCAGGGGCAAAGGGATGAAATCGCTTTCGCGCTCGGCCATGAAATGGCGCATATCGCCCTGCGGCACACCCTCAATCGGATTGTCAAAGACGCCGCGCTTTCGCTGCTGCTTCGCCAACTCCCTGGAAGGCATGCCGCCAGCGCGTGGCTGAGCAAGGCAGGGCGGCAACTCTTGAGCAGTGCCTTCTCCCGGGAGGACGAATTGGAGGCAGATGAATTTGCCGCGGCACTGGTCGGAAGCGCCGGGGGTGACGCGCTGGCAGGGGTGCGCCTGCTGGAGAAACTTGCGCGGGGGAGCTCAGTGCAGAACGTCAGCGTCGTTGCAGGAGATTACCTGACTACCCACCCGCCGTTCGCAGAGCGAATCGCCAGGCTGCGTGCCCAGAAGCTCGGTTGA
- a CDS encoding ATP-binding cassette domain-containing protein has product MTTPVPAQPGVPAIEMANLAFGAMADAETTVAEDINWTANPGDYWAIAGLHGAGKSDFLMLAGGLIPPQRGEYRFFGEQMPIFDDARLHTRLRLGMVFEGGHLFNRLTVLENVALPLRYHQNLGKAEAAVAVEELMACLELEPWAHRLPGTLGRGWQKRTSLARALTLKPEVLLVDNPLADLDPRHAGWWINFLDQLSRGHRLMQDRPVTLVVTTADFRPWKQHARQFALLRNRSLQVLGDWAQVAAATEDHVRDLLTEGTQTE; this is encoded by the coding sequence TTGACGACTCCCGTTCCAGCCCAGCCGGGTGTTCCGGCGATTGAGATGGCCAACCTGGCCTTCGGGGCGATGGCCGACGCGGAAACCACGGTCGCCGAGGACATCAACTGGACCGCCAACCCCGGCGATTACTGGGCCATTGCCGGGTTGCACGGCGCGGGCAAGAGCGATTTCCTCATGCTGGCCGGCGGCTTGATTCCACCCCAGCGGGGTGAATACCGATTCTTCGGGGAACAAATGCCCATTTTCGATGATGCCCGCCTCCACACGCGGCTGCGCCTGGGAATGGTGTTCGAGGGCGGACATTTGTTTAATCGCCTCACCGTTCTGGAGAACGTCGCGCTGCCCCTCCGCTATCATCAGAACCTGGGGAAAGCCGAGGCGGCGGTGGCGGTGGAGGAGTTGATGGCATGCCTGGAGTTGGAACCCTGGGCCCACCGGCTGCCGGGCACACTGGGCCGCGGCTGGCAGAAACGCACCAGCCTGGCCCGCGCGCTCACGCTCAAGCCGGAGGTGTTGCTGGTGGACAATCCGCTGGCGGACCTGGACCCGCGGCACGCAGGCTGGTGGATCAACTTCCTGGATCAGTTGTCCAGAGGCCACCGGCTGATGCAAGACCGGCCGGTCACGCTGGTGGTCACCACGGCTGATTTCCGGCCTTGGAAACAGCACGCGCGCCAATTCGCGCTACTGCGGAACCGCAGCCTTCAGGTGCTGGGCGACTGGGCGCAGGTGGCCGCCGCCACCGAGGACCATGTGCGGGATTTATTGACGGAAGGAACCCAAACGGAGTAA